In the genome of Clostridiales bacterium, one region contains:
- the uvrB gene encoding excinuclease ABC subunit UvrB, which yields MGEFKIVSSFKPQGDQPEAIKKLTESINKGNKFQTLLGVTGSGKTFTLANIIERVRKPTIVIAHNKTLAAQLCSEFKEIFPNNAVEYFVSYYDYYQPEAYVPQTDTYIEKDAAINDEIDKLRHSATSALFERRDVIIVASVSCIYGLGDPEEYNNLSLSLRVGMNKDRDEILRRLVDIQYERNDINFVRGTFRVRGDVVEIFPASQSDRAIRVEMFGDEIDRISEIDVLTGEILGERKHVIIFPASHFATSGEKLEKAISSIEIELKERLEVLRGEDKLLEAQRLEQRTKYDIEMMREVGYCSGIENYSRHMDGRRPGTPPYTLLDYFPDDYLMIIDESHVSLPQLRAMYAGDKSRKDSLVEYGFRLPSAYDNRPLKFGEFEKKINQVIFVSATPGPYEYEHSKVVAEQVIRPTGIVDPEIKIRPVKGQIDDLIGTINKVTKNGFRVLVTTLTKKMAEDLTDYLKDVGIKVKYLHSDIETIERMKIIRDLRLGTFDVLVGINLLREGLDLPEVALVAILDADKEGFLRSETSLIQTIGRAARNTQSKVIMYADTITDSMKRAMDETNRRRRIQIKFNEDHNIIPKTIKKPVFDVIEATTPVKGRNHNNARDLGRMKKDDIKQMITRLEKEMKDAAKKMEFERAAELRDVIFELKLKHGI from the coding sequence ATGGGTGAATTTAAAATAGTGTCTTCGTTTAAACCTCAGGGCGATCAGCCGGAGGCCATAAAAAAATTAACCGAAAGCATAAATAAAGGGAATAAATTTCAAACTCTCCTCGGAGTTACAGGTTCGGGAAAAACATTTACCCTTGCAAATATAATCGAAAGAGTGCGCAAGCCTACAATCGTTATAGCGCATAACAAGACTCTTGCAGCTCAGCTGTGCAGCGAGTTCAAGGAAATTTTTCCAAACAATGCAGTCGAGTATTTTGTGAGCTATTATGATTATTACCAGCCAGAAGCATATGTGCCTCAGACGGATACATATATAGAAAAGGATGCAGCTATAAACGATGAAATAGATAAACTCCGGCATTCAGCGACATCTGCTTTATTTGAAAGGCGCGATGTAATAATCGTTGCCAGCGTATCGTGCATATACGGGCTTGGCGATCCTGAAGAATACAACAACTTATCGCTGTCTTTGAGAGTTGGAATGAATAAGGACAGGGACGAAATACTCAGGCGATTAGTGGATATACAATATGAAAGAAATGATATAAACTTTGTAAGAGGGACGTTCAGGGTCAGGGGCGATGTGGTTGAAATATTTCCGGCTTCCCAGTCGGATAGGGCTATCAGAGTGGAAATGTTTGGAGATGAAATAGACAGGATTTCGGAAATCGATGTTCTGACGGGAGAGATACTGGGAGAGAGAAAGCACGTGATAATATTTCCGGCATCCCATTTTGCCACATCCGGTGAAAAGCTGGAAAAGGCCATAAGTTCCATTGAGATCGAGTTAAAAGAAAGGCTTGAAGTTTTAAGGGGGGAAGATAAGCTCCTCGAAGCCCAGAGGCTTGAACAGCGTACAAAATATGACATAGAGATGATGAGGGAAGTCGGGTACTGCTCGGGAATAGAAAATTATTCGAGGCATATGGACGGCAGAAGGCCGGGAACACCCCCGTATACTCTTCTCGATTATTTCCCAGATGATTATCTCATGATAATAGACGAATCTCATGTCAGCCTGCCGCAGCTCCGGGCGATGTACGCAGGCGACAAATCAAGGAAGGACAGCCTTGTGGAATACGGGTTCAGGCTTCCGTCAGCATATGACAACAGGCCCCTTAAATTTGGAGAATTTGAGAAAAAGATAAATCAGGTGATATTCGTAAGCGCGACTCCCGGCCCTTATGAATATGAGCATTCAAAAGTTGTTGCAGAGCAGGTCATAAGGCCCACGGGAATAGTAGATCCTGAAATAAAAATAAGGCCTGTAAAGGGACAGATCGATGATCTTATAGGAACAATAAACAAAGTTACGAAAAATGGTTTCAGGGTCCTGGTGACAACGCTTACAAAAAAGATGGCTGAGGACCTGACGGATTATTTGAAAGATGTCGGAATAAAAGTAAAATATCTGCATTCGGATATTGAAACCATAGAAAGAATGAAAATAATCAGGGATTTAAGGCTTGGAACTTTTGATGTGCTTGTCGGCATAAACCTGCTAAGGGAAGGGCTTGACCTGCCCGAAGTCGCGCTGGTCGCGATACTCGACGCCGACAAGGAAGGTTTTCTGCGTTCCGAAACATCCCTTATACAGACCATAGGCAGAGCTGCAAGAAATACACAAAGCAAGGTAATAATGTATGCAGATACCATTACAGATTCTATGAAAAGGGCGATGGATGAAACTAACAGGAGGAGAAGAATACAGATAAAGTTCAATGAGGATCATAATATAATACCCAAAACTATCAAAAAACCTGTATTTGATGTAATCGAGGCGACCACGCCGGTTAAGGGCAGAAACCATAATAATGCGCGTGATTTGGGCAGGATGAAGAAGGATGACATAAAGCAGATGATAACAAGGCTTGAAAAGGAAATGAAGGACGCCGCAAAGAAAATGGAATTTGAAAGGGCGGCAGAGCTCAGGGATGTAATATTCGAGTTAAAGCTCAAACATGGCATATAA
- the uvrA gene encoding excinuclease ABC subunit UvrA: MSKNSIIIKGAREHNLKNVDLEIPRDKFIVFTGLSGSGKSSLAFDTIYAEGQRRYVESLSAYARQFLGQMDKPDVDYIEGLSPAISIDQKTTSRNPRSTVGTVTEIYDYYRLLYARIGIPHCPQCGKEITQQSVDQMADRIIGIGEGKRIQILAPVIRGRKGEHVKILEGIKKNGFVRARIDGKVRELSDEIKLEKNVKHTIEVIVDRIIIRENIRRRLVDSLETALKMGEGFVIVDVIGSKEMFFSEKFACPDCGISIEDLAPRMFSFNSPFGKCPKCDGLGTLMEMDPDLIIPDKNKSIDGGAIDVWKTFREDTWTYNVVQALAKRYDFRLDVPVKDLPQGIIDILLYGTNGEKVKVSYDREYGRGDVMFPFEGVVNNLKRRYRETSSEFIRSEIEGYMSIRQCPECKGKRLKKESRAVTVGGISICSLVDMSVKDELNFINSLVLTERKKIISKQIIKEIKARLQFLSDVGLDYLTLSRAAGTLSGGESQRIRLATQIGSGLVGVLYILDEPSIGLHQKDNEKLLRSLRHLTDIGNTLIVVEHDEETMYAADYIVDVGPGAGDHGGEIVAAGSIDAIKNCKRSITGQYLSGRKKIVIPDKRRKPNGKWVKVLKARENNLKNIDVSFPLGVFTCVTGVSGSGKSTLVNEILHKALAHKLNGSKVKPGAHDGILGTEYLDKVIAIDQSPIGRTPRSNPATYTGVFDHIREVFAGTPEAKMRGYRAGRFSFNVKGGRCEACSGDGIIKIEMQFLPDVYVPCEVCKGKRYNRETLEVKYKGKNISDVLNMTVEEALSFFENIPRIESKLKTLYDVGLSYIKLGQPSTELSGGEAQRIKLASELSKRSTGKTMYILDEPTTGLHMDDVNRLISVLQRLTDAGNTVIVIEHNLDIIKSCDYIIDLGPDGGDRGGNVIATGTPEEVAQNAASYTGEFLKKILKV, translated from the coding sequence ATGTCAAAAAACAGCATAATTATAAAAGGGGCGAGAGAACACAATTTAAAAAATGTAGATCTGGAGATTCCAAGAGACAAGTTTATTGTATTTACAGGGCTTTCAGGCTCCGGTAAATCTTCACTTGCCTTTGATACTATATATGCTGAAGGTCAGAGAAGATATGTAGAATCTCTTTCAGCTTATGCAAGGCAGTTTTTAGGCCAGATGGACAAGCCAGATGTGGATTATATTGAGGGATTGTCCCCTGCTATTTCGATAGACCAGAAAACTACCAGCAGAAATCCAAGGTCAACTGTTGGCACCGTTACTGAAATATATGATTATTACAGGTTGCTTTATGCCAGAATAGGAATTCCCCATTGCCCGCAATGCGGGAAGGAAATAACGCAGCAATCGGTCGATCAGATGGCGGACAGGATAATCGGCATAGGTGAAGGCAAAAGGATACAGATACTGGCACCGGTGATACGCGGTAGGAAGGGCGAACATGTAAAGATACTCGAGGGTATAAAGAAAAACGGATTTGTAAGGGCAAGGATTGACGGGAAGGTCAGGGAACTAAGCGATGAAATAAAGCTTGAAAAAAACGTAAAACATACGATAGAGGTAATAGTCGACAGGATCATTATAAGAGAGAACATACGAAGAAGGCTTGTTGACTCTCTGGAGACTGCGCTTAAAATGGGCGAAGGTTTTGTAATCGTAGATGTAATAGGTTCGAAAGAAATGTTCTTCAGCGAGAAATTTGCCTGCCCGGACTGCGGAATAAGCATTGAAGATCTGGCTCCGAGGATGTTCTCATTTAACAGCCCTTTCGGAAAATGCCCGAAATGTGACGGGTTGGGGACCTTGATGGAAATGGATCCGGACTTGATAATACCCGATAAGAATAAGTCCATAGACGGAGGGGCTATCGATGTCTGGAAGACATTCCGAGAGGATACATGGACATATAATGTAGTACAGGCACTTGCCAAAAGGTATGATTTCAGATTGGATGTTCCTGTTAAAGATTTGCCACAGGGAATAATAGATATCTTATTATATGGCACAAACGGGGAAAAGGTTAAGGTATCATATGACAGGGAATACGGGCGCGGAGATGTCATGTTTCCGTTTGAAGGCGTCGTAAACAATCTTAAGAGAAGATACCGGGAGACTTCATCTGAATTTATCAGATCTGAAATAGAAGGTTACATGAGCATCAGGCAATGCCCGGAGTGCAAGGGGAAAAGGCTGAAAAAAGAAAGCAGGGCAGTTACAGTCGGAGGGATTTCGATATGCAGCCTCGTAGACATGTCCGTTAAGGATGAGCTGAATTTTATTAATAGTTTAGTGCTTACAGAAAGGAAAAAGATAATCTCAAAGCAGATTATAAAAGAAATAAAGGCAAGGCTTCAGTTTTTATCGGACGTTGGGCTCGATTATTTGACCCTTTCGAGGGCTGCGGGAACGCTCTCCGGAGGAGAGTCCCAGAGGATAAGGCTTGCGACGCAGATAGGTTCGGGGCTTGTGGGAGTCCTTTACATACTGGATGAACCGAGCATAGGGCTTCACCAGAAAGACAATGAAAAACTTTTAAGGTCGTTGAGGCACCTTACGGATATAGGAAATACGCTTATAGTTGTCGAGCATGACGAAGAGACGATGTATGCCGCAGATTATATCGTGGACGTAGGGCCTGGCGCCGGTGACCACGGCGGAGAGATAGTTGCGGCAGGTTCAATCGATGCGATTAAAAATTGCAAAAGGTCTATAACGGGACAATATTTAAGCGGCAGAAAAAAGATCGTCATACCCGATAAAAGGAGAAAACCAAACGGCAAGTGGGTAAAGGTTTTAAAAGCCAGGGAGAATAATCTCAAGAACATAGATGTAAGCTTTCCACTCGGGGTTTTTACCTGCGTTACGGGTGTATCCGGTTCGGGCAAAAGTACCCTTGTAAATGAAATACTTCATAAAGCTCTGGCGCATAAACTAAACGGCAGCAAAGTGAAACCCGGTGCCCATGATGGCATTCTGGGAACGGAATATCTGGATAAAGTGATTGCTATAGATCAGTCGCCGATAGGCAGGACTCCAAGATCAAATCCGGCGACATACACCGGGGTTTTCGACCATATAAGGGAGGTTTTTGCGGGGACTCCCGAGGCAAAGATGAGAGGATACAGGGCAGGAAGGTTCAGCTTTAATGTAAAGGGAGGAAGATGCGAAGCCTGCAGCGGCGATGGCATAATAAAAATAGAGATGCAGTTCTTGCCTGATGTTTATGTTCCGTGCGAAGTATGCAAGGGCAAGAGGTATAACAGGGAAACCCTTGAGGTAAAATATAAAGGTAAAAATATATCAGATGTGTTGAATATGACAGTCGAGGAAGCATTATCCTTCTTCGAGAATATACCGAGAATAGAATCAAAGCTAAAAACACTTTATGATGTGGGGCTTTCATATATTAAACTCGGTCAGCCATCCACAGAGCTTTCGGGCGGCGAAGCCCAGAGGATAAAGCTTGCGTCGGAGCTTTCGAAGAGGAGTACCGGAAAGACTATGTATATACTGGATGAACCAACGACAGGACTTCATATGGACGATGTGAACAGGCTCATATCAGTTTTGCAGAGGCTTACCGATGCAGGAAATACCGTAATTGTCATAGAACATAACCTGGATATCATAAAAAGCTGCGATTATATAATAGACCTGGGACCTGACGGAGGAGACAGGGGCGGTAATGTTATCGCCACGGGTACTCCGGAGGAGGTGGCACAGAATGCCGCATCTTATACCGGAGAGTTTTTAAAAAAGATATTGAAGGTATAG
- a CDS encoding FHA domain-containing protein: MLYRLIIWIMRFVLLSMIYIFLYKVVKVMHSDLKGGGKRTEPSAGIEVVGVNGECSIPVGAVYPLHPVTDIGRAEDNNIVLDSVYVSGHHARIFLKNNEYILKDMKSTNGTFLNGNRMEKPEVIKDGDVLNIGGIVFKVID; this comes from the coding sequence ATGTTATACAGGCTAATTATCTGGATAATGAGGTTTGTGCTTTTAAGCATGATATATATCTTCCTTTATAAAGTGGTTAAAGTAATGCACAGCGATTTAAAAGGAGGAGGAAAAAGGACGGAACCGTCTGCCGGAATTGAAGTAGTCGGAGTAAATGGAGAGTGTTCGATTCCAGTTGGGGCCGTTTATCCTCTGCATCCTGTTACAGACATCGGAAGGGCGGAAGATAATAATATTGTCTTGGACAGCGTATATGTGTCGGGACACCATGCACGTATATTTCTTAAAAATAATGAGTATATCCTAAAGGATATGAAAAGTACAAATGGTACATTTTTAAACGGGAACAGGATGGAAAAACCCGAGGTCATAAAAGACGGTGATGTATTGAATATTGGCGGAATCGTATTTAAAGTAATAGATTGA
- a CDS encoding FtsW/RodA/SpoVE family cell cycle protein translates to MEKSRSYIEEKRILRLIYAITLIAFLIIALYNKDWGAVLFGVFLIVLAWYSHFIINKFFPDGDKYLLVLSIFLSDIGLIMIYRIKPILAVKQLTWFSLGIGIFMLIVILLPDIESIAKFKYVYMAVALCLLVLTQFFGSDIGGSKNWIDLGFTSFQPSEFAKVFIILYLASVLCNYNTKKELVIPGIVIMVSLILLVMQKDLGTAIIFFGISVAMVYVGTSDARYVLMSMLLFFIGGIGSFFAFSHVRVRVNMWLNPWSDPNHYGYQIIQSLYAISSGGFLGTGLCLGHPNYIPAVSTDLIFSIICEELGLLGGFAIIITYFLLIYRGFRTAIYAEGAFSKLTSVGISTMIGAQVFVIIGGVIKLIPLTGITMPFISYGGSSMIINFISLGILQKISESYTA, encoded by the coding sequence ATGGAAAAAAGTAGAAGCTATATTGAAGAAAAAAGGATACTAAGGCTCATTTATGCCATAACTTTAATAGCGTTTTTGATAATTGCTCTATACAACAAGGATTGGGGAGCGGTGCTTTTCGGGGTTTTTTTGATAGTTCTTGCATGGTACAGCCATTTTATAATAAACAAGTTTTTCCCCGATGGAGATAAATATTTGCTTGTGCTTTCGATATTCCTGTCGGATATAGGGCTCATAATGATTTACAGGATAAAGCCGATTCTTGCGGTAAAACAGCTTACGTGGTTTTCTTTAGGGATAGGAATATTCATGCTGATTGTTATACTGCTTCCGGATATTGAAAGCATAGCAAAGTTTAAATATGTATATATGGCGGTTGCCCTCTGCCTTTTAGTATTGACACAGTTTTTCGGGAGCGATATCGGGGGATCGAAGAACTGGATAGATTTAGGATTTACAAGCTTTCAGCCGTCTGAATTTGCAAAAGTATTTATAATACTTTATCTTGCATCGGTGCTTTGCAATTATAATACAAAGAAGGAACTTGTTATTCCAGGGATAGTGATAATGGTTTCTCTTATCTTGCTTGTGATGCAAAAAGATCTCGGCACGGCCATTATTTTTTTTGGCATTTCTGTGGCTATGGTTTATGTGGGAACATCCGATGCACGCTATGTGCTTATGAGTATGTTGCTTTTTTTTATAGGGGGCATAGGAAGTTTTTTCGCATTTTCGCATGTAAGGGTGAGAGTCAATATGTGGCTTAACCCATGGAGCGATCCGAACCATTACGGTTACCAGATAATACAGTCCCTATATGCAATATCATCAGGAGGTTTCCTGGGAACAGGATTATGTCTTGGCCATCCGAACTATATTCCTGCAGTTTCGACGGATCTGATATTTTCCATTATCTGCGAGGAACTTGGATTGCTTGGCGGGTTCGCTATAATCATTACTTATTTTTTGCTTATATACAGAGGGTTCAGGACTGCCATTTATGCAGAAGGCGCATTCAGCAAACTGACATCCGTCGGCATCTCGACTATGATAGGAGCGCAGGTCTTTGTGATTATAGGCGGGGTAATAAAGCTTATTCCGCTTACGGGAATAACGATGCCCTTTATCAGCTATGGCGGAAGTTCAATGATTATCAATTTTATATCTCTTGGAATACTTCAAAAAATCTCTGAATCTTATACGGCATGA